The following DNA comes from Flavobacterium sp. N3904.
CCCTCCGTATTTGTCTGTCCATTCATAAGCATGTTTCAGAAATTCTTCACGACTTAGATCGGATTTATTAATTCCTTCGGCTTTCAATTTGGCAACCACTTTGGCTTCTGTGGCAATAGAAGCATGATCCGTTCCCGGAACCCAACAAGCGTTGAACCCTTTAAGACGCGCTCTTCGTATCAAAACATCTTGAATCGTATTATTAAGCATGTGCCCCATGTGCAAAACCCCAGTCACATTTGGTGGTGGAATCACAATTGTATAAGGTGTTCTATGGTCTGGTTCTGAATGAAAATAATTATTTTTCATCCAATAGTCATACCATTTATTTTCAATAGTTTTTGCGTCAAATTGTGCAGGAATTGTCATTTTATTGTGGATTATTTTAATCGTTAATTTGGATTTCAGTATAATCGATTAAATAAATAATCGATTATACAAATAAACTTTAACCTTTGGTTTGATTTTTGTTGTCTATTATAAAGGACAAAAGTAAATAATTAAGCACAGTATAAAAAGAGAAATAAAAAATTGTGCATTAATTAAAAGATACTATATTTACTAAGCCTACTAAAAAACAACATAATGAAAAATAGTATAACATTTATCGTATTGCTTTTTATAAGTAGTATTAGCTTCGCTCAAAGCGGCCCTAGAATAGATATTCATCAAGCAGACAATACAGTTGACTATGGCAAAGTAACCAAACAAAACGACAACGGTATTAGGAATTTTACATTTACAAATACTGGAGATGCACCATTAATTATTATATCAATTCAATCGACTGCAAGTTGCACAATAACATACAAACCTAGTCAACCCATTCTTCCTGGAAAAGCTGATCGGATTGAAATAAAATATAATATGACTCTTGGTCCAATTCGAAAAACCATTACCGTAGACACAAACGCGATAAATTATGATGAAGGTAGGGTTCCCTTAAA
Coding sequences within:
- a CDS encoding DUF1573 domain-containing protein; this encodes MKNSITFIVLLFISSISFAQSGPRIDIHQADNTVDYGKVTKQNDNGIRNFTFTNTGDAPLIIISIQSTASCTITYKPSQPILPGKADRIEIKYNMTLGPIRKTITVDTNAINYDEGRVPLKIKGEVLSN